The proteins below come from a single Dermatophagoides farinae isolate YC_2012a chromosome 7, ASM2471394v1, whole genome shotgun sequence genomic window:
- the LOC124496924 gene encoding uncharacterized protein LOC124496924 yields the protein MSTTSTVNIVERDLQQLIKQARRLPTDDLEPCKDWTRQEMVRAQKLYEKINRLVIQSTPVISSDLFNEARECCNQLDLWIKRLEQNLTSANHSTYHTLVDLGKANQSR from the coding sequence atgtccaCTACATCAACAGTGAATATCGTTGAACGTGATCTTCAACAGCTAATCAAACAAGCTCGACGATTACCAACGGATGATCTTGAACCATGTAAAGATTGGACCAGACAAGAAATGGTACGTGCACAGaaattgtatgaaaaaattaatcgttTGGTCATACAATCAACGCCGGTTATATCATCGGATCTGTTTAATGAAGCACGTGAATGTTGTAATCAGCTTGATTTATGGATCAAACGTTTAGAACAGAATCTTACATCAGCAAATCATTCTACATATCATACATTGGTCGATTTAGGCAAAGCAAATCAATCAcgttga